The Streptomyces puniciscabiei genomic interval ACCGCGCAGGCCCTCACCTGGTCAGCAGTGCGACCTCGCGGTCTGCGGGAGCAATCCGGGAGGGGTTGAGTCGGCCGCGTGGCCTTCGCCATCGGCAACCACAGCGCACCACCGGCCGTCGCCACGACCGCGCTCCCCCGGTCTCCACCCTCGAATCCACGACAGGTCCCGGCACCACGACGCACTCCACGCGTTGAACCGCCGGGATCCGGAAACGGTCGAGCAGAATCTGCCGGATTCATGAATACGCAGGTCGGCGATCCAGCGCCATAGCTGGACCCACGGTGACCGCACCACAGTTCATCAGGGCCGGCAGGACGGCCGGACGCTGAGCAGCTCGGTCCGCAGCACGGGCATGCCGTCGACAGGCGCAGGGTCCTGCGGAGTTGGCTCGATACCGCCGGCAGCGATCTTGTCGAGCGTCTTCAGGCCGGCGGCACCGACCGTGCCGAACACCGTGTAGTTCGGTCGCAGCGCGGAGTCGCCGTAGACGACGAAGAACTGCGAACCGTTCGTGTTCGGCCCGGCGTTGGCCATCGCCAGCAAACCGCGCCCGTAAAGGCGACGGACGCCGGTCGGATCGCTCGGTGCCGGCGGCAGGTCCACCGGCAGCTCGTCCTTGTACTCGTACCCCGGCCCACCCTCGCCAGTACCGGTCGGGTCGCCGCACTGCAGGACCTTCAGCGTCGGGTACGCCGTCAGCCGATGGCACACCGTACGGTCGTAGAACCGGTGCCGCGCCAGGTGCAGGAAGCTCTGGACCGTGCACGGCGCCTTCGCCCGGTCCAGACGCAGCGGGAGCGGGCCCTGGCTGGTCGGGACAGCCATATCGACCGTGCCGTGACTGGGGGTGTGCCGCGGGTCGGGCGGCAGGGGAACCGGCCGCGCCGCCGGCTCGTCCGGTGTCTGGGTGTACTGGCAAGGACCGTGCGTGGTTCGCGGCGGGGCATCGGAGGCGGAGGCGGTGGTGCTGCCCCCGGACACGACCAACGCTGCTGCCGCCAATGCGGTCATGAGAGCTCGGTTCATCCTGCACACCCTCCAAAAGATCGTCAGATTTCGGAGCGGTCGCAGTCTAGGGCGCGGCCCGGCGGGCGAGTACCCGTCCGCAAGCCACATCCGCCTCCCAGCCTTCGGCCCGCGGCCACAGGCCACTTCGCTCGGGTGCGGCACAGCGTCGGCCGGCCGGTCAGGGCGTCCACCCGGTGCACGACGGATGCTCTTGCGCGACCATGAACAGCCCGCGGACGAAGAGCCCGTGCGCCCCTCGGCGGGGGCAGGCATCGCCTCAGACCTCTCCAGGGGCGTTCGACGTTGCAGGGGCGACGGCTATGCCTGTTGGTCGCCCGAACCCGAGGGCAACGGTGCCGACGTCGGAGCTGCAGCACACCCGCCCGGAAGCCCCCGCCGGCCGCGCCTGCAGGGGCTTGCCGTCGAACGCCCCTCTCACAGGCGCTCTCACGCGTCTGTCACCAACTACGCCAACTCCGCCGGACCGCGATGTCGCACCCGGCTGGGTCGGAGCCCGACGCACGACGTCCCACGTTATGAGCGCTCCGCGAAGATCCTTTACGACCGTTCCGGCGCCCGTGCCGGCCCGGCGGACCGCTACCGGGTGCCCTCCTCGTGCGACAGCTCGAGGTCGAGGCCGGTGACGCCGCTGCCGTCCAGGCGCACCGAGGCGGCGACCGGGGCGTAGCCGCTGGCGATGACGGTGTACTCGCCGCCGTCGAGGTCGGTGAACCCGTAGGCGCCGTCGGAGCCGGTGATCGTGGTGCCGATCACGTTCCCGGCCGAGTCCAGCAGGGTGACCTTGGCGTCGTCGAGCGGGCGGCCGGTGGCGGTGCTGACGACGCCGCCCAGCCGGGCGCCGGGTTCGAGGCGGATCTCGTACGGCTCGACCGCCGCGGCGGTGACGTCGACCGGGAGGGCGGCCGGGCGGTGTCCGGGCGCGTTCACCACCAGCGTGTAGCTGCCGGGGACCAGATCGGCGAGCTCGAAGGCGCCGTCGGCGGCCGAGGTCGCGGAGGACACGACCTCGCCGCGTACATCGGTGGCGACCAGCAGGGCTCCCGGCAGCGGCTGTCCCTCGGCGGCGTCCCGGACCGTCCCGGTCAGGGCGACGGTGCCGCTGAGCGCGAGATCGCAGTCGACCGGCTCGTCACCGACGAGCACCGTGACGGCCTGGGGCTGCCGGGCACCGGCGGCGCCGATCAGCACATAGGTGCCGGGGCCGGTGACGGACACCGCGTAGGCCCCGTCCGCGCCGCTCACGGCCCGGCCGAGCTGCCGTCCGTTCACGTCGATCAAGGTGATCACGGCCTGCGGCACCGCCGCGCCCGCGCCGTCCAGCACCCGGCCCCGGACGCCGTACGACGGGGCGCCGGGCACGGGTGCGAAACGATCGGCCGGCGCGGCGCCCGACCGCGTCCCCGCGGCGGACGCTTCGGCGGCGGGCTCGGCGGCGGTGGCCTGCGTGGCGGCAGGGTCGGCGGCGGGCCCGGCCGCTGTGGCCGCGGCGGGCTCGGTGGCCGCGGCCGGCTCCGGGGCGGCGCCGGCGTTCTCCTCGGCGGCCCGTGCCTCCAGGCCGGAGACCTTGCGCAGCGGCACCTCCTTGGTCCACACCGCGACCAGGAAGCCCAGGGCCATCACGGCCGCCGCGATGAGGAACACGAGCTGCATCGAGTCGGTGAAACCGACCTTGAACGGCTGGGCCAGGCGCGGGTCGAGGTGCTGGATGAAGGAGGAGTCGTCGAGCACGCCCGAGCCGCTTCCGCCGCCCGCCGCCGGGTGCTTGAACATCTCGAGCACCGGCGCGTTCGCGGGGTTGTGGCGTACGGCGGGGTCGTGCAGCGCGGCCTGGAACGCGGGCGTCGCGTACGCGGCCCGGAAGGCCGAGCTGATCTTGTCGCCGACGGTGCTGAACAGCACGGACAGGAAGACCGCGGTGCCGGCGGTGCCGCCCATCTGCCGGAAGAAGGTGGCCGACGCGGTCGCCACGCCCATGTCCTTGGGCTCCACGGCGTTCTGCACGGCGAGGGTCAGGATCTGCATGCATCCGCTGAGGCCGATGCCGAACAGCGCCATGTAGGCCATGGTCTCCGGCAGCGGGCTGTCCCACTGCACCCGGTAGTGGAACAGCAGCGTGGCGGCGATCAGCAGCAGGGTGCCGATGACGGGGAAGATCTTGTACTTGCCGGTCTTCTGGATGATGCGTCCGACCACGATGGTGCCGGCGATCATGCCGACCATCAGCGGCAGCATCATCAGGCCCGACTTGGTGGGGCTGACCCCCTTCACGATCTGCAGGTACAGCGGAACCATCATCATTCCGCCGAACATGCCCATGCCGATGAGCACGGACAGCAGGCTCATCTTGCTGAACACCGCGCTGCGGAACAGCCGCATCGGGATCAGGGCCTCCTCGCCCATGGCCCGCTCGACCAGGACCCACACCACCAGGCCGACCGCGCCGACCGCGTAGCAGACACAGGCCTTCGTGGAGGTCCAGCCCCAGGTCTGGCCCTGCTCGGCCACGAGCAGCAGCGGCACCACACCGATCGCGATGGTGAGCGCGCCCCACCAGTCGATGCGGTGCTCACGCCGGGTGTGCGGGAGGTTCAGCACCTTGGCGACGACGAACAGCGCGATGATGCCGACCGGCACGTTGACCAGGAACACCCAGCGCCAGCCGGCGATGGCCAGGATGCTGCTGCGTCCGGCGAGGAAGCCGCCGATCAGCGGGCCGAGCACGCTGGAGGAGCCGAACATGGCGAGCATGTAGCCCTGGTACCGGGCTCGCTCGCGGGGCGGCACGATGTCACCGATGATCGCCAGCGCCAGGGACATCAGACCGCCGGCGCCGATGCCCTGGAAGGCCCGGAAGGCGGACAGCTCCGTCATCGAGGTGGCGAACGAGCAGGCCGCCGAGCCCGCGATGAAGATCGTGATGGCCGCCAGGAAGAAGGGTTTGCGGCCGTAGAGGTCGGACAGCTTGCCGTACAGCGGCGTGCTGATGGTGGAGGTGATCAGGTAGGCGGTGGTGACCCAAGCCTGCGAGCTGAGTCCGTGCAGGTCGTCGGCGATCGTGCGGATCGAGGTGCTGACGATGGTCTGGTCGAGCGCGGCGAGGAACATCCCCAGCATGAGGCCGCTGAGGATCGTCATGATCTGCCGGTGCGTCAGCCGGCCGGCCGGCGCCGACTCCGGTATCGCTGCGGTTTCCCCACGGGCCGGGGATGCGGACGTGGTCATGCGTGCGGATCTCCTTGCCTCGCCTCGCCGGCCGGGTCCATCCCGGCTCCGAGGCCTGTGTACGTGCGGTCGACCAGGTAGCCGTCCAGCTGCTTCGGCCGACGAGGGTGACGGCGGTCACTCACGTTCCGTTGCTTGCGGCTACCAACTGAGTGTAGATCCCGGCCGGGGCAGGCCGTGTCACGCGGGTCCACGGCCACGGGCACGGGCCCTCAGGGCAGGGCCGGCCACCCGATCACGCCCGCCACGCGGAAGAGGGCGAAAGCGATGCCGCACGCCTTGAGCAGCCGGCCCAGCATCCGGGCGACCCCCGGCGACCACAGCACCGCGCCGATACGGCCGCCCAGCCGGAGCATCACGGTGGAGAACGCGCCGCACAGAGCGGTCAGGCCGGCGGTGAGTGCCACCGCACCGGCGCAGATCCCGGCCGGCCGCCCGGCCGTCGGAGCAACCCCGACCGGATGACAGTGGCCGCCCGCGTCCCGCTGGACCGGCAGCACGGTCCCGGCCTCGCAGGAGCCGCCGACGGAGGCGAACCCGTCCACCAGGCGGTGATCGTCGGCACGGAAGACGCCGTAGCAGTCGGCGTGCCGCCGTTTGCCGGTGCCGGTGGTGTCGCAGATCCGTGTCGCCAGGAGCCCCGGGGTGCCGGACAAGCGCGGGGAGTACTTCAGGCCGTCGGCGAGACCCACGGCTCCACCGATCCCGAGGGCGCTGAACAGCACCCTGACGACTCACGTCCCCCCGCCCGCCGGATGCCGGCCGGCCGGTCAAGATCTCATCGCCCACCAGGCGCCGGCGCAGCACGCGGGGCCCACCGCACCGGACCCACACACGGTTCATGCGGCCCTCCGCGCACCCGCCTCCGGCGCCCGGCGCGAGACCCGGATTCCCCCTCACAAGGCGCGCCGAACCCCTGACAGGGGGGTCGCTCGTGTGATGCCACCCATAGGGCGCAGATCACATCCTAAAGTGGGCCGTAGCGACTTCACCGTCCTGACCTGCACAGAATTCTCTATAGCGGCCCATTTCGGACATTCCTCCGTAGTCGGGTAGTACGTCACATCATTGCGCCGCGCCCGGCCCGCCGCTAACTATTGCTGTCGTCGCCGAGAGCCACAGGCCGACCGAGCGGAACTCCGCCGGATCTGCCCGCTCCCGATGCAGCACGGGGCACCGCCCCACGCCACCGCGACCGACAGCGGCCGGCACCGACGACGTCCTTCCTTGGAGAGTTCCTTCCGTATGACCATGACCACTCGCACCCGCATCGCCCGTCTGCGCACCCTCGCCCTCACCGGCATCACCACCACCGGCGCGGCGGCCGTCGCCCTCACTCTGATGCCCGCGAACGCACAGGCCGCCGAAGCGACGCAGGTTCACACCTCCTCGGTGGTCACGGCGTCCTCGAACGACAGCTCCGCCGCCCGGGGCAAGGCCGGCGCCACGGGCAACCTCGACGCCTGGATCAAGCAGTCCCTGGCCATCATGAAGGCCAAGGGCATCCCGGGCAGCTACGAGGGCCTCAAGCGCAACATCCTGCGCGAGTCCGGCGGCAACCCCAACGCCCAGAACAACTGGGACGTCAACGCCAAGCAGGGCACCCCCTCCAAGGGCCTGCTCCAGGTCATCGACCCCACCTTCAACGCGTACCACGTCTCCGGTACCGCCAAGAGCGTGACCGACCCGGTGGCCAACATCACCGCGGCCGCCAACTACGCCGCGCACCGCTACGGCTCCATCGACAAGGTCAACTCCGCCTACTGATCAGGCACATCCCAGCACCGTGAGGCCGGTGCCGGCAGCGACGACCGCTGCCGGCACCGGCCTTCGCGCGCCGCGGGCAATCAAGGCGTCGGGTGCCGTCCCGTCAGGCGTCGTCCGGGGCGCCGAGACCGGTCAGGGCACCCACCGGGTCCAGGTCGGGTGTGCCGCGGGGCCACCAGTCGTCCTGGCCCGGTTCGGACTCGTAGGGGTACCACAGGCCGTCGCGGCCGAGGCGGAGTTGGACGTGGCCGCGCGGATGGGTGAGGCGGTTGCGCCAGGGGCGGAACGCCGGCAGGTCGGCGGCGAGCAGCAGCGGGCGGGCCCGGTCGAAGCGGCCGGCCGGCGGGTCCCACGGCTCCTCCAGGACGGCCAGCCCCGCGGCGCCGCCCTGGCGCCAGGCCGCGACGGCCCGCGCGAGCTCGGCCGGGGTGCGGCCCGCGGCCGTGGCGAGAGTGGCGTACAGGGTGCGGGTGGTGGCCGTGAGACCGGAGCCGGGGCGGGCGGCGGCCAGGCGTACCGCGTCCTGCCACAGCGTCAGTTCGCCCACCGGGTCACGTCCGGTGCCGAGCAGCGCGTGGGCGCGGGCGGCGGCGTCGGTCGCGAGCTGGTCCAGGGCGAAGGGGTCCGGGCCGCCGGGCGCCGCCGGGTAGACCGGGGGCTGCTCGGGGTGCGGGGGCGCCGGCAACGGCGGGGGCAGCGGGGGGAGTTCCCGCGGGGCGAGGGCTTCTGCGG includes:
- a CDS encoding peptidylprolyl isomerase, translated to MAVPTSQGPLPLRLDRAKAPCTVQSFLHLARHRFYDRTVCHRLTAYPTLKVLQCGDPTGTGEGGPGYEYKDELPVDLPPAPSDPTGVRRLYGRGLLAMANAGPNTNGSQFFVVYGDSALRPNYTVFGTVGAAGLKTLDKIAAGGIEPTPQDPAPVDGMPVLRTELLSVRPSCRP
- a CDS encoding MFS transporter, giving the protein MTTSASPARGETAAIPESAPAGRLTHRQIMTILSGLMLGMFLAALDQTIVSTSIRTIADDLHGLSSQAWVTTAYLITSTISTPLYGKLSDLYGRKPFFLAAITIFIAGSAACSFATSMTELSAFRAFQGIGAGGLMSLALAIIGDIVPPRERARYQGYMLAMFGSSSVLGPLIGGFLAGRSSILAIAGWRWVFLVNVPVGIIALFVVAKVLNLPHTRREHRIDWWGALTIAIGVVPLLLVAEQGQTWGWTSTKACVCYAVGAVGLVVWVLVERAMGEEALIPMRLFRSAVFSKMSLLSVLIGMGMFGGMMMVPLYLQIVKGVSPTKSGLMMLPLMVGMIAGTIVVGRIIQKTGKYKIFPVIGTLLLIAATLLFHYRVQWDSPLPETMAYMALFGIGLSGCMQILTLAVQNAVEPKDMGVATASATFFRQMGGTAGTAVFLSVLFSTVGDKISSAFRAAYATPAFQAALHDPAVRHNPANAPVLEMFKHPAAGGGSGSGVLDDSSFIQHLDPRLAQPFKVGFTDSMQLVFLIAAAVMALGFLVAVWTKEVPLRKVSGLEARAAEENAGAAPEPAAATEPAAATAAGPAADPAATQATAAEPAAEASAAGTRSGAAPADRFAPVPGAPSYGVRGRVLDGAGAAVPQAVITLIDVNGRQLGRAVSGADGAYAVSVTGPGTYVLIGAAGARQPQAVTVLVGDEPVDCDLALSGTVALTGTVRDAAEGQPLPGALLVATDVRGEVVSSATSAADGAFELADLVPGSYTLVVNAPGHRPAALPVDVTAAAVEPYEIRLEPGARLGGVVSTATGRPLDDAKVTLLDSAGNVIGTTITGSDGAYGFTDLDGGEYTVIASGYAPVAASVRLDGSGVTGLDLELSHEEGTR
- a CDS encoding transglycosylase SLT domain-containing protein, which gives rise to MTMTTRTRIARLRTLALTGITTTGAAAVALTLMPANAQAAEATQVHTSSVVTASSNDSSAARGKAGATGNLDAWIKQSLAIMKAKGIPGSYEGLKRNILRESGGNPNAQNNWDVNAKQGTPSKGLLQVIDPTFNAYHVSGTAKSVTDPVANITAAANYAAHRYGSIDKVNSAY